In Osmia lignaria lignaria isolate PbOS001 chromosome 5, iyOsmLign1, whole genome shotgun sequence, a single genomic region encodes these proteins:
- the LOC117607896 gene encoding protein NATD1 produces the protein MNYFTKLLLCTPKQFKQKRYERFFHNLKVYHNEKRGLFYIKLDDNSRAVLQYKSDGKILDMQAINVPYKYTGQGIARLLAETAFTYAIVNYYYLYLTCDYLQKYYLAIKNSDLEELIIGPKHILEGPDSESLDPNIIYELPDPEDFVI, from the exons ATGAATTATTTCACTAAATTATTGTTATGTACACCCAAACAATTTAAGCAAAAAAGATATGAAAgattttttcataatttgaaAGTGTATCATAATGAGAAACGTGGTCTTTTCTATATAAAATTGGATGACAATT caAGGGCAGTATTGCAATATAAATCAGATGGAAAAATATTGGATATGCAAGCAATTAATGTACCATATAAATATACAGGACAAGGTATAGCACGGTTGCTTGCAGag ACAGCTTTTACATATGctattgtaaattattattatttatacttgACTTGTGATTACTTGCAAAAATATTATCTTGCAATCAAAAATTCTGACCTCGAAGAACTCATTATTGGACCAAAACATATCTTAGAAGGACCTGATTCAGAATCTTTAGATCCAAATATCATTTATGAACTTCCAGATCCAGAAGATTTTGTGATATAA
- the LOC117607894 gene encoding protein lifeguard 1 isoform X2, translating into MPLDQQAHKLRPGPPQLPPLFKGQEIRSGPYTTIVTDEMAARRERENLELYNAWLEQQRRREMDPDDDGSDYIGDFKQDNVRRNFIRKVFCILTLQLLFTTGVIACFLFVDEAKKFMIVHWYLWIIALVSFTISYCAVSFSPSARRKTPCNYIWLCTLTIAMSYLAAFASVFYEIETILLALGMTTLITLIFDLTMRTGLMMILGIASIVAIFVMMIVLIFTYIKVLHVLISVIGMILLSMYLYFDVQTIMGGRRIEIHPDEVVFATVQIYVDIVLLYQYVLMFMGVVHNP; encoded by the exons ATGCCATTGGATCAACAAGCACATAAGCTTAGACCAGGTCCCCCTCAATTGCCTCCTTTGTTCAAAGGGCAAGAAATTAGATCA GGACCATATACTACCATAGTTACCGATGAAATGGCAGCACGAAGAGAACGAGAAAATCTAGAGTTGTATAATGCATGGCTTGAGCaacaaagaagaagagagaTGGATCCAGATGACGATGGTTCAGATTATATAGGCGACTTTAAGCAAGATAATGTGAGaagaaatttcattagaaaagTCTTCTGTATTTTAACacttcaattattatttacaactGGGGTCATAGCTTGTTTCCTATTTGT GGATGAGGCAAAAAAATTTATGATAGTCCATTGGTATTTGTGGATTATAGCACT GGTATCCTTTACTATTTCTTATTGTGCTGTGTCTTTTTCTCCAAGTGCTAGACGTAAAACACCTTGTAACTACATATGGCTATGTACATTG ACCATAGCTATGTCATATCTAGCTGCTTTCGCGTCTGTTTTTTACGAGATTGAAACAATTTTGCTGGCATTAGGTATGACAACATTAATTACACTAATA TTTGATTTGACAATGAGAACTGGACTTATGATGATTCTTGGAATAGCTTCTATTGTTGCCATTTTTGTGATGATGATAGTTctgatatttacatatataaaagTATTACACGTATTAATTTCAGTCATAGGAATGATCTTATTATCAATG TATCTGTACTTTGATGTGCAAACAATCATGGGTGGAAGAAGGATAGAGATACATCCTGATGAGGTAGTATTTGCAACTGTGCAAATTTATGTTGACATTGTTTTGTTATACCAATATGTGTTAATGTTCATGGGTGTAGTTCATAATccgtaa
- the LOC117607885 gene encoding tetratricopeptide repeat protein 21B isoform X1 has translation MEEIEYTTLIEWFCYEFYYNGMLLYCKEACEAYPTSEHLRILLSLAYALIGKTQEAVKETANLMNDTDTTLAALFVQSVAYSNSENVEKAIMIQIETKIRDERRKSSSNGLSLAASVLLLSQKIDKAKDYAERAYKLDSTNKNVLLTKGWTDLFLMNENSSNEPNLFDVVLKEDPKNVNALLGSAKYKHQHGDYTEAILTLNSLIVRYPKLCFPLIEKLYNQLAMKDWEQVLETANRILSIDSNNVDAVKANAFVVLCRDGNFSEGLKYLQTLFKNLILTEGRTVPVLISNIQLFSRIACKYQGILLELSKIAEKMIQHNSKMADLMIELGNLYVSLDKVKDAEHWYRSAVRVNESSFAGLKGLAHCQLLDTSEDSSDLAQQQIDFLKEMQSNSMDAELLFMSAKLTTIDSNQVLNYLDRAATIILNNCKYIPYGYEYMKKLNPDLCLEISKQRLIYSVTNDMAHLEEKVSNYKEPSLYLLEQLSEAYPGLSIAQLLLSKAKIQSGDLEGASYILRNLLDNVDSSNAEAHLLMAQILAQQGNYQLASQSLEVGLSYNFKIRDSPIYHLIIGIIQKENKDIEGAIKSFQTAMSYAGLQSHKNILDSTQISISDTATLYVELISAYSKMKQFNEAIAVIQDAKIKLGNTLEEGKVLIGNAELFLEMEELDEAVDCLSKVTPDQPYYLQAHTRLAEINLKYKKDRHAFAVCFRELVEHCPGPKTYSMLGDAYISIQEPERAIEAYEQALKQNPLNKVHIASKLGKALVKTHQYTKAINYYRDIMKQESFNSLKLDLAKLFITMKQYDKAEATLVQELQEGRRDSDMQSLEVRGQLLLLLAKTREKAGNIQGALSALKEAKENQHRYIQRLGNSNLEDEKQLLANVCFTMADYSSSLRDYDQAITYYKEALNHKPTDVNALLSLAKLYMQTNNLDRCAQSCTAVLNADPNNEAASIMMADLAFRKVDFETAAFHFRQLLLKQPIYWTALARLIEVSRRTGNMDDLEEWLHRAEERMRGAHLAAGYYYCAGLLDWRMGKLNSALRHFNFARRDPEWGQQAIYNMIEICLDPDDDSSLSNEVFNDDDAEYQDSRTMALKTAYRLLQELNPKGSPHEMLTHRLLSNFFLLTTKQKSNIEKALQDCTTLASQETLRDHVGPALGMAMAHILLKQTPRARNHLKRVSKNTWTFEDAEYLERCWLLLADIYVQSNKYDLANDLLKRVLQHNATCVRAHELSGYIAEKEQNYREAASQYSQAWKYGGKSKLSIAYKLAYCSMKAKSYADGIEACNEILKQSPDYPRVKKEILEKCINNLRT, from the exons ATGGAAGAAATAGAGTATACAACTTTGATTGAATGGTTTtgttatgaattttattataatggcATGTTACTTTACTGTAAAGAAGCATGTGAAGCATATCCAACTAGTGAACATCTAAGAATTCTCTTAAGTCTTGCATATGCATTAATTGGAAAAACTCAAGAAGCTGTTAAAGAAACTGCAAATTTAATGAATGATACAGACACAACACTAGCAGCACTATTTGTACAGAGTGTAGCATATTCGAACAGTGAAAATGTTGAGAAAGCTATTATGATacaaattgaaacaaaaattagAGATGAGAGACGAAAATCATCTTCAAATGGATTGTCATTAGCAGCCTCAGTTTTACTTTTATCACAGAAGATTGACAAAGCTAAAGATTATGCGGAGAGAGCATACAAGCTTGATTCAaccaataaaaatgttttactgACTAAAGGTTGGACAGATTTATTTCTCATGAATGAGAACAGTTCAAATGAACCGAATTTGTTTGATGTTGTTTTAAAAGAAGATCCAAAGAATGTAAATGCTTTACTTGGTTCTGCAAAGTATAAACACCAACATGGTGATTATACAGAAGCAATATTAACGTTGAATTCATTAATTGTACGTTATCCTAAACTATGTTTTCccttaattgaaaaattgtataatcaACTTGCAATGAAAGACTGGGAACAGGTCCTAGAAACTGCTAATAGAATACTATCCATTGATTCAAATAATGTTGATGCTGTAAAAGCAAATGCATTTGTAGTTCTTTGCAGAGATGGAAATTTCAGTGAAggattaaaatatttgcaaacgtTATTTAAAAATCTGATACTTACAGAAGGAAGAACTGTACCTGTTTTAATTAgtaatattcaattattttcgCGGATAGCGTGTAAATATCAAGGGATTTTATTAGAATTGTCGAAAATTGCTGAAAAAATGATACAACATAATTCAAAAATGGCAGACCTTATGATTGAATTAGGAAATTTATATGTTTCATTGGACAAAGTAAAAGATGCAGAACATTGGTATAGGAGTGCTGTTAGGGTAAACGAGTCTTCATTCGCTGGCTTGAAAGGTTTAGCACATTGTCAGCTTTTGGATACTTCAGAAGATAGTTCAGATCTGGCACAACAGCAAATAGACTTTCTTAAGGAGATGCAATCAAATTCAATGGATGCAGAACTACTTTTTATGTCTGCAAAGTTAACTACCATTGATTCAAATCAAGTTTTAAATTACTTAGACAGAGCAGCTACAATCATATTAAATAACTGCAAATACATACCGTATGGATACGAatatatgaaaaaattaaatcctGATTTATGCTTAGAGATTTCTAAGCAACGTTTAATTTATTCTGTAACAAATGATATGGCACATCTGGAAGAAAAGGTATCAAATTATAAAGAACCAAGTTTATATTTGTTGGAGCAATTATCAGAAGCATATCCTGGTTTAAGTATAGCTCAGTTGTTGTTAAGTAAAGCTAAAATACAGAGTGGAGACTTAGAAGGTGCTTCCTATATATTAAGAAATCTGTTGGATAATGTTGATTCATCCAATGCAGAAGCTCATTTACTTATGGCTCAAATATTGGCTCAACAAGGAAATTATCAACTGGCCTCCCAGAGTCTGGAAGTTGGTTTGAGCTACAACTTTAAAATCAGAGACAGTCCAATTTATCATTTGATCATAGgtattattcaaaaagagaataAAGACATAGAAGGTGCAATAAAAAGTTTCCAAACGGCTATGTCATATGCTGGATTGCAATCCCATAAGAATATTTTGGATTCTACACAAATCTCAATATCGGACACAGCAACTTTATATGTTGAATTAATTTCTGCTTATagtaaaatgaaacaatttaatGAAGCTATTGCTGTAATACAGGACGCCAAAATAAAGCTTGGGAACACTTTAGAAGAAGGCAAAGTATTGATAGGAAATGCAGAATTGTTTTTGGAAATGGAAGAACTAGATGAAGCCGTTGATTGCTTATCTAAAGTAACTCCAGATCAACCCTATTATTTACAAGCACATACACGTTTagctgaaataaatttaaaatacaagaaAGATCGACACGCATTTGCTGTGTGTTTTAG ggAGTTAGTAGAACATTGTCCTGGCCCCAAGACATACAGTATGCTTGGTGATGCATATATTTCCATACAAGAACCGGAAAGAGCAATAGAGGCATATGAACAAGCTTTGAAACAAAATCCTTTAAATAAAGTACACATAGCAAGTAAATTAGGAAAAGCGCTTGTAAAGACCCATCAATATACAAAGGCTATAAACTATTATCGAGATATAATGAAACAAGAAAGTTTTAACAGCTTGAAATTAGATCTTGCAAAATTATTCATAACTATGAAACAATATGATAAAGCAGAAGCTACGTTAGTGCAAGAATTACAAG AGGGTCGCCGAGATTCTGATATGCAAAGTTTAGAAGTGCGGGGTCAATTATTGTTACTGCTTGCTAAAACACGAGAAAAAGCAGGCAATATCCAAGGTGCTTTATCAGCATTAAAAGAGGCTAAAGAGAATCAACACAGATACATACAACGCCTGGGAAATTCTAACTTAGAAGACGAGAAACAACTCTTAGCTAATGTTTGTTTCACGATGGCTGATTATTCATCTTCTTTGAGAGATTATGATCAAGCTATAACATATTATAAGGAAGCTTTGAATCATAAACCTACCGACGTAAATGCTTTACTATCATTAGCAAAGCTTTATATGCAG aCAAATAATTTAGATAGATGTGCTCAGAGCTGTACAGCGGTATTAAATGCAGATCCGAATAATGAAGCTGCTTCGATAATGATGGCTGATCTTGCATTCAGAAAAGTTGATTTTGAAACAGCAGCCTTTCATTTtagacaattattattaaagcaGCCAATATATTGGACTGCATTGGCAAGGCTAATAGAAGTTTCACGTAGAACAG GGAACATGGACGATTTGGAAGAATGGCTGCATCGGGCAGAGGAAAGAATGAGAGGTGCACATTTGGCAGCTGGTTATTATTACTGCGCAGGTTTATTAGATTGGCGTATGGGTAAATTAAATTCCGCGCTTCgtcattttaattttgcaagGCGCGATCCTGAGTGGGGCCAACAAGCAATATACAATATGATCGAGATTTGTTTAGATCCAGATGATGATTCTTCTCTTTCAAATGAAGTATTCAACGACGATGACGCAGAGTATCAAGATTCCAGAACGATGGCTTTAAAAACAGCGTACCGTCTGCTACAG GAGCTGAATCCTAAAGGTAGTCCACATGAAATGTTGACACATAGATTGTTAAGTAATTTCTTTCTACTGACTACAAAACAGAAATCAAATATAGAGAAAGCTCTACAAGATTGCACAACTCTAGCTAGCCAAGAAACATTAAGAGATCATGTTGGACCAGCTTTAGGCATGGCAATGGCTCATATTCTTCTTAAACAGACTCCTCGTGCGCGAAACCACTTAAAACGTGTAAGCAAGAACACATGGACGTTTGAAGATGCAGAATACCTAGAACGTTGCTGGTTACTGTTAGCTGATATCTATGTACAGTCTAACAAATACGATTTAGCAAATGATCTTTTAAAACGGGTTTTGCAACACAATGCAACTTGTGTTAGAGCTCACGAGCTCTCTGGTTATATTGCTGAAAAGGAACAGAATTATCGTGAAGCTGCATCACAGTACAGCCAAGCATGGAAATATGGAGGAAAATCTAAATTGTCGATTGCTTATAAATTGGCTTATTGTTCTATGAAAGCAAAATCCTATGCGGATGGTATTGAGGCttgtaatgaaattttgaaacagaGTCCAGACTATCCACGCGTTAAAAAGGAAATTTTGGAAAAGTGCATTAATAATTTACGTACTTAA
- the LOC117607894 gene encoding protein lifeguard 3 isoform X1 — protein MPLDQQAHKLRPGPPQLPPLFKGQEIRSGPYTTIVTDEMAARRERENLELYNAWLEQQRRREMDPDDDGSDYIGDFKQDNVRRNFIRKVFCILTLQLLFTTGVIACFLFVDEAKKFMIVHWYLWIIALVSFTISYCAVSFSPSARRKTPCNYIWLCTLTIAMSYLAAFASVFYEIETILLALGMTTLITLIVGFIATFSKFDLTMRTGLMMILGIASIVAIFVMMIVLIFTYIKVLHVLISVIGMILLSMYLYFDVQTIMGGRRIEIHPDEVVFATVQIYVDIVLLYQYVLMFMGVVHNP, from the exons ATGCCATTGGATCAACAAGCACATAAGCTTAGACCAGGTCCCCCTCAATTGCCTCCTTTGTTCAAAGGGCAAGAAATTAGATCA GGACCATATACTACCATAGTTACCGATGAAATGGCAGCACGAAGAGAACGAGAAAATCTAGAGTTGTATAATGCATGGCTTGAGCaacaaagaagaagagagaTGGATCCAGATGACGATGGTTCAGATTATATAGGCGACTTTAAGCAAGATAATGTGAGaagaaatttcattagaaaagTCTTCTGTATTTTAACacttcaattattatttacaactGGGGTCATAGCTTGTTTCCTATTTGT GGATGAGGCAAAAAAATTTATGATAGTCCATTGGTATTTGTGGATTATAGCACT GGTATCCTTTACTATTTCTTATTGTGCTGTGTCTTTTTCTCCAAGTGCTAGACGTAAAACACCTTGTAACTACATATGGCTATGTACATTG ACCATAGCTATGTCATATCTAGCTGCTTTCGCGTCTGTTTTTTACGAGATTGAAACAATTTTGCTGGCATTAGGTATGACAACATTAATTACACTAATAGTAGGTTTTATTGCAACATTTTCAAAG TTTGATTTGACAATGAGAACTGGACTTATGATGATTCTTGGAATAGCTTCTATTGTTGCCATTTTTGTGATGATGATAGTTctgatatttacatatataaaagTATTACACGTATTAATTTCAGTCATAGGAATGATCTTATTATCAATG TATCTGTACTTTGATGTGCAAACAATCATGGGTGGAAGAAGGATAGAGATACATCCTGATGAGGTAGTATTTGCAACTGTGCAAATTTATGTTGACATTGTTTTGTTATACCAATATGTGTTAATGTTCATGGGTGTAGTTCATAATccgtaa
- the LOC117607885 gene encoding tetratricopeptide repeat protein 21B isoform X2: protein MEEIEYTTLIEWFCYEFYYNGMLLYCKEACEAYPTSEHLRILLSLAYALIGKTQEAVKETANLMNDTDTTLAALFVQSVAYSNSENVEKAIMIQIETKIRDERRKSSSNGLSLAASVLLLSQKIDKAKDYAERAYKLDSTNKNVLLTKGWTDLFLMNENSSNEPNLFDVVLKEDPKNVNALLGSAKYKHQHGDYTEAILTLNSLIVRYPKLCFPLIEKLYNQLAMKDWEQVLETANRILSIDSNNVDAVKANAFVVLCRDGNFSEGLKYLQTLFKNLILTEGRTVPVLISNIQLFSRIACKYQGILLELSKIAEKMIQHNSKMADLMIELGNLYVSLDKVKDAEHWYRSAVRVNESSFAGLKGLAHCQLLDTSEDSSDLAQQQIDFLKEMQSNSMDAELLFMSAKLTTIDSNQVLNYLDRAATIILNNCKYIPYGYEYMKKLNPDLCLEISKQRLIYSVTNDMAHLEEKVSNYKEPSLYLLEQLSEAYPGLSIAQLLLSKAKIQSGDLEGASYILRNLLDNVDSSNAEAHLLMAQILAQQGNYQLASQSLEVGLSYNFKIRDSPIYHLIIGIIQKENKDIEGAIKSFQTAMSYAGLQSHKNILDSTQISISDTATLYVELISAYSKMKQFNEAIAVIQDAKIKLGNTLEEGKVLIGNAELFLEMEELDEAVDCLSKVTPDQPYYLQAHTRLAEINLKYKKDRHAFAVCFRELVEHCPGPKTYSMLGDAYISIQEPERAIEAYEQALKQNPLNKVHIASKLGKALVKTHQYTKAINYYRDIMKQESFNSLKLDLAKLFITMKQYDKAEATLVQELQEGRRDSDMQSLEVRGQLLLLLAKTREKAGNIQGALSALKEAKENQHRYIQRLGNSNLEDEKQLLANVCFTMADYSSSLRDYDQAITYYKEALNHKPTDVNALLSLAKLYMQTNNLDRCAQSCTAVLNADPNNEAASIMMADLAFRKVDFETAAFHFRQLLLKQPIYWTALARLIEVSRRTGNMDDLEEWLHRAEERMRGAHLAAGYYYCAGLLDWRMDPDDDSSLSNEVFNDDDAEYQDSRTMALKTAYRLLQELNPKGSPHEMLTHRLLSNFFLLTTKQKSNIEKALQDCTTLASQETLRDHVGPALGMAMAHILLKQTPRARNHLKRVSKNTWTFEDAEYLERCWLLLADIYVQSNKYDLANDLLKRVLQHNATCVRAHELSGYIAEKEQNYREAASQYSQAWKYGGKSKLSIAYKLAYCSMKAKSYADGIEACNEILKQSPDYPRVKKEILEKCINNLRT from the exons ATGGAAGAAATAGAGTATACAACTTTGATTGAATGGTTTtgttatgaattttattataatggcATGTTACTTTACTGTAAAGAAGCATGTGAAGCATATCCAACTAGTGAACATCTAAGAATTCTCTTAAGTCTTGCATATGCATTAATTGGAAAAACTCAAGAAGCTGTTAAAGAAACTGCAAATTTAATGAATGATACAGACACAACACTAGCAGCACTATTTGTACAGAGTGTAGCATATTCGAACAGTGAAAATGTTGAGAAAGCTATTATGATacaaattgaaacaaaaattagAGATGAGAGACGAAAATCATCTTCAAATGGATTGTCATTAGCAGCCTCAGTTTTACTTTTATCACAGAAGATTGACAAAGCTAAAGATTATGCGGAGAGAGCATACAAGCTTGATTCAaccaataaaaatgttttactgACTAAAGGTTGGACAGATTTATTTCTCATGAATGAGAACAGTTCAAATGAACCGAATTTGTTTGATGTTGTTTTAAAAGAAGATCCAAAGAATGTAAATGCTTTACTTGGTTCTGCAAAGTATAAACACCAACATGGTGATTATACAGAAGCAATATTAACGTTGAATTCATTAATTGTACGTTATCCTAAACTATGTTTTCccttaattgaaaaattgtataatcaACTTGCAATGAAAGACTGGGAACAGGTCCTAGAAACTGCTAATAGAATACTATCCATTGATTCAAATAATGTTGATGCTGTAAAAGCAAATGCATTTGTAGTTCTTTGCAGAGATGGAAATTTCAGTGAAggattaaaatatttgcaaacgtTATTTAAAAATCTGATACTTACAGAAGGAAGAACTGTACCTGTTTTAATTAgtaatattcaattattttcgCGGATAGCGTGTAAATATCAAGGGATTTTATTAGAATTGTCGAAAATTGCTGAAAAAATGATACAACATAATTCAAAAATGGCAGACCTTATGATTGAATTAGGAAATTTATATGTTTCATTGGACAAAGTAAAAGATGCAGAACATTGGTATAGGAGTGCTGTTAGGGTAAACGAGTCTTCATTCGCTGGCTTGAAAGGTTTAGCACATTGTCAGCTTTTGGATACTTCAGAAGATAGTTCAGATCTGGCACAACAGCAAATAGACTTTCTTAAGGAGATGCAATCAAATTCAATGGATGCAGAACTACTTTTTATGTCTGCAAAGTTAACTACCATTGATTCAAATCAAGTTTTAAATTACTTAGACAGAGCAGCTACAATCATATTAAATAACTGCAAATACATACCGTATGGATACGAatatatgaaaaaattaaatcctGATTTATGCTTAGAGATTTCTAAGCAACGTTTAATTTATTCTGTAACAAATGATATGGCACATCTGGAAGAAAAGGTATCAAATTATAAAGAACCAAGTTTATATTTGTTGGAGCAATTATCAGAAGCATATCCTGGTTTAAGTATAGCTCAGTTGTTGTTAAGTAAAGCTAAAATACAGAGTGGAGACTTAGAAGGTGCTTCCTATATATTAAGAAATCTGTTGGATAATGTTGATTCATCCAATGCAGAAGCTCATTTACTTATGGCTCAAATATTGGCTCAACAAGGAAATTATCAACTGGCCTCCCAGAGTCTGGAAGTTGGTTTGAGCTACAACTTTAAAATCAGAGACAGTCCAATTTATCATTTGATCATAGgtattattcaaaaagagaataAAGACATAGAAGGTGCAATAAAAAGTTTCCAAACGGCTATGTCATATGCTGGATTGCAATCCCATAAGAATATTTTGGATTCTACACAAATCTCAATATCGGACACAGCAACTTTATATGTTGAATTAATTTCTGCTTATagtaaaatgaaacaatttaatGAAGCTATTGCTGTAATACAGGACGCCAAAATAAAGCTTGGGAACACTTTAGAAGAAGGCAAAGTATTGATAGGAAATGCAGAATTGTTTTTGGAAATGGAAGAACTAGATGAAGCCGTTGATTGCTTATCTAAAGTAACTCCAGATCAACCCTATTATTTACAAGCACATACACGTTTagctgaaataaatttaaaatacaagaaAGATCGACACGCATTTGCTGTGTGTTTTAG ggAGTTAGTAGAACATTGTCCTGGCCCCAAGACATACAGTATGCTTGGTGATGCATATATTTCCATACAAGAACCGGAAAGAGCAATAGAGGCATATGAACAAGCTTTGAAACAAAATCCTTTAAATAAAGTACACATAGCAAGTAAATTAGGAAAAGCGCTTGTAAAGACCCATCAATATACAAAGGCTATAAACTATTATCGAGATATAATGAAACAAGAAAGTTTTAACAGCTTGAAATTAGATCTTGCAAAATTATTCATAACTATGAAACAATATGATAAAGCAGAAGCTACGTTAGTGCAAGAATTACAAG AGGGTCGCCGAGATTCTGATATGCAAAGTTTAGAAGTGCGGGGTCAATTATTGTTACTGCTTGCTAAAACACGAGAAAAAGCAGGCAATATCCAAGGTGCTTTATCAGCATTAAAAGAGGCTAAAGAGAATCAACACAGATACATACAACGCCTGGGAAATTCTAACTTAGAAGACGAGAAACAACTCTTAGCTAATGTTTGTTTCACGATGGCTGATTATTCATCTTCTTTGAGAGATTATGATCAAGCTATAACATATTATAAGGAAGCTTTGAATCATAAACCTACCGACGTAAATGCTTTACTATCATTAGCAAAGCTTTATATGCAG aCAAATAATTTAGATAGATGTGCTCAGAGCTGTACAGCGGTATTAAATGCAGATCCGAATAATGAAGCTGCTTCGATAATGATGGCTGATCTTGCATTCAGAAAAGTTGATTTTGAAACAGCAGCCTTTCATTTtagacaattattattaaagcaGCCAATATATTGGACTGCATTGGCAAGGCTAATAGAAGTTTCACGTAGAACAG GGAACATGGACGATTTGGAAGAATGGCTGCATCGGGCAGAGGAAAGAATGAGAGGTGCACATTTGGCAGCTGGTTATTATTACTGCGCAGGTTTATTAGATTGGCGTATGG ATCCAGATGATGATTCTTCTCTTTCAAATGAAGTATTCAACGACGATGACGCAGAGTATCAAGATTCCAGAACGATGGCTTTAAAAACAGCGTACCGTCTGCTACAG GAGCTGAATCCTAAAGGTAGTCCACATGAAATGTTGACACATAGATTGTTAAGTAATTTCTTTCTACTGACTACAAAACAGAAATCAAATATAGAGAAAGCTCTACAAGATTGCACAACTCTAGCTAGCCAAGAAACATTAAGAGATCATGTTGGACCAGCTTTAGGCATGGCAATGGCTCATATTCTTCTTAAACAGACTCCTCGTGCGCGAAACCACTTAAAACGTGTAAGCAAGAACACATGGACGTTTGAAGATGCAGAATACCTAGAACGTTGCTGGTTACTGTTAGCTGATATCTATGTACAGTCTAACAAATACGATTTAGCAAATGATCTTTTAAAACGGGTTTTGCAACACAATGCAACTTGTGTTAGAGCTCACGAGCTCTCTGGTTATATTGCTGAAAAGGAACAGAATTATCGTGAAGCTGCATCACAGTACAGCCAAGCATGGAAATATGGAGGAAAATCTAAATTGTCGATTGCTTATAAATTGGCTTATTGTTCTATGAAAGCAAAATCCTATGCGGATGGTATTGAGGCttgtaatgaaattttgaaacagaGTCCAGACTATCCACGCGTTAAAAAGGAAATTTTGGAAAAGTGCATTAATAATTTACGTACTTAA